Proteins found in one Trueperaceae bacterium genomic segment:
- a CDS encoding aminoglycoside phosphotransferase family protein — translation MPRPPARTLTPAQLAWLSRRIGSGAPCPAAERLAGGASSTVLALRDAAGASRFVLRLLDDRAWLAAEPDLVAHELAALAEAARTGLPVPEVVAAEPTGEVFGAPALLTTYLPGRVVLAPGRPERWAELLAATLARIHAHRAPGFPWRYRSWVEEGSLRVPAWTARPAAWAEAVLRARGLHDAPGTSEPRRCTFLHRDYHPLNLLFAGAGPKLRLSGVIDWVNACVGPPEADLSHCRLNLVLTHGVAAADAFLAAYLRRARVADRGFGYSRAWDLEAVFAMAAPDPAYHAPWADFGLPDPGAGELRRRVDELVAGAVAEG, via the coding sequence GTGCCTCGCCCGCCCGCCCGGACCCTGACCCCTGCTCAACTCGCCTGGCTCTCCCGCCGGATCGGCTCCGGCGCGCCCTGCCCGGCGGCGGAGCGGTTGGCGGGTGGCGCGTCGAGCACGGTGTTGGCCCTGCGTGACGCCGCGGGCGCCAGCCGCTTCGTCCTCCGTCTGCTCGATGACCGCGCCTGGCTCGCGGCGGAGCCCGACCTGGTGGCGCACGAGCTGGCGGCCCTCGCGGAGGCCGCTCGCACCGGCCTGCCGGTTCCGGAGGTGGTGGCCGCGGAGCCCACGGGGGAGGTGTTCGGGGCGCCGGCGCTCCTCACCACCTACTTGCCCGGCCGCGTGGTGCTCGCGCCCGGCCGGCCCGAGCGGTGGGCGGAGTTGCTCGCCGCCACCCTGGCCCGCATCCACGCCCACCGCGCGCCCGGCTTCCCCTGGCGTTACCGGAGTTGGGTGGAGGAGGGCTCCCTGCGCGTGCCCGCCTGGACGGCTCGCCCCGCCGCGTGGGCTGAGGCGGTGCTCCGTGCGCGTGGCCTGCACGACGCGCCCGGCACGTCCGAGCCGCGCCGGTGCACCTTCCTCCACCGCGACTACCACCCCCTCAACCTCCTGTTCGCCGGCGCCGGGCCGAAGCTGCGCCTGAGCGGCGTGATCGATTGGGTGAACGCCTGCGTTGGCCCGCCGGAGGCCGACCTCTCCCACTGCCGCCTGAACCTGGTGCTCACGCACGGCGTGGCGGCGGCCGACGCCTTCCTGGCGGCCTACCTGCGCCGCGCCCGCGTCGCGGACCGCGGTTTCGGCTACTCCCGGGCCTGGGACCTCGAGGCCGTCTTCGCCATGGCGGCTCCCGACCCCGCTTACCACGCGCCGTGGGCCGACTTCGGCCTGCCGGATCCCGGCGCGGGTGAGCTGCGCCGGCGGGTGGACGAGCTCGTGGCTGGGGCCGTCGCGGAGGGGTAG
- a CDS encoding TIGR02452 family protein has protein sequence MPSTLQFLPVVDSAELAAARRRELDIDRALAAKLGGSAVAAIQRGSYTGPDGAEVDWREAVTAAVASKRTIPPAYGLPQRPGVTFPVTTVQVSNETTLAAASRLTRAGLRPLALNFANGVAPGGGFLTGARAQEEGLCRSSALFATLDGDPMYKAHRPRALPDSTDWAILSPRVPVFRLDDGTPLPAPWLLDFITCAAPYAPKVGAERSAELLAARIERVLAVARATWYDTLVLGAWGCGAFGNDPLRTAQDFRRALEGPYLGAFQHVAFAITDWSAERRFLGPFRDVFA, from the coding sequence ATGCCTTCCACGCTCCAGTTCCTGCCCGTGGTCGATAGCGCCGAGCTTGCCGCCGCGCGCCGCCGCGAACTAGACATCGACCGCGCGCTGGCCGCGAAGCTCGGCGGGTCGGCCGTGGCCGCCATCCAGCGCGGAAGCTACACCGGACCGGACGGCGCGGAGGTCGACTGGCGCGAGGCGGTGACCGCCGCCGTGGCCTCCAAACGCACCATCCCGCCGGCCTACGGGCTGCCGCAGCGACCGGGGGTGACGTTCCCCGTGACCACCGTGCAGGTGAGCAACGAGACCACCCTCGCGGCCGCGTCGCGCCTGACGCGCGCGGGCCTAAGGCCGCTCGCCCTCAACTTCGCCAACGGCGTGGCGCCCGGCGGCGGGTTCCTCACCGGCGCGCGCGCTCAGGAGGAGGGCCTCTGCCGCTCCAGCGCGCTGTTCGCCACGCTCGACGGCGACCCGATGTACAAGGCGCACCGCCCCCGCGCACTGCCCGATTCCACGGATTGGGCCATCCTGTCGCCCCGCGTGCCCGTCTTCAGGCTCGACGACGGCACGCCCCTGCCCGCCCCGTGGCTGCTCGACTTCATCACCTGCGCCGCGCCGTACGCCCCCAAGGTGGGCGCCGAACGCTCCGCCGAGCTTCTCGCCGCGCGCATCGAGCGCGTGCTGGCCGTGGCCCGCGCCACCTGGTACGACACGCTGGTGCTGGGCGCCTGGGGCTGCGGCGCCTTCGGCAACGACCCGCTGCGGACCGCCCAGGACTTCCGCAGGGCACTCGAGGGTCCGTACCTCGGCGCCTTCCAACACG